Proteins encoded within one genomic window of Ranitomeya variabilis isolate aRanVar5 chromosome 4, aRanVar5.hap1, whole genome shotgun sequence:
- the LOC143768699 gene encoding free fatty acid receptor 2-like, which yields MDANMILDTLSLVIYVMTMFLGLPSNLLVFYIFFKKARSRLTPNLIYMINLCASDLVFIMFLPIKIMETFLHGWTLPEVLCPIFNFIHFSTIYASVCFLSAVSVGRYLSAAFPIKYKIYKKPRYSLLICICLWALVFVHVSFVFVLETSQKGSLEMFLSHVDGDKVVCYENFTAQQLALIVPARLELSVVLFLLPLAITLFCYTRCIQILMKSCMHVKYKRRAIRVAVTTLIVFIVCFAPYNISHIVGFVQKKSVTWRKAALLPSTCNAFLDPLIFYFLSTSEDKGFYQAWKSLQQKYSMSKRKLSSVFIKEHPDHSKTRSIKTISAMV from the coding sequence ATGGATGCTAACATGATTCTGGATACCCTCTCTCTGGTGATTTATGTGATGACCATGTTTCTTGGATTGCCATCCAACCTACTGGTGTTTTACATTTTCTTCAAGAAGGCTCGAAGTAGGTTGACCCCGAATCTCATCTACATGATTAATTTGTGTGCTTCCGACCTGGTGTTCATCATGTTCTTACCTATAAAAATAATGGAGACTTTTCTTCACGGATGGACTCTTCCTGAAGTTCTGTGTCCTATCTTTAACTTCATACACTTCAGCACCATTTATGCCAGCGTTTGCTTCCTCAGCGCTGTGAGTGTCGGACGCTACCTGAGTGCCGCTTTTCCCatcaagtacaaaatttacaaaaagccAAGGTACTCACTCCTTATTTGTATCTGTCTTTGGGCACTTGTATTTGTCCACGTGTCTTTTGTGTTCGTCTTGGAAACTTCTCAAAAAGGCTCTCTTGAAATGTTTCTCTCCCATGTTGACGGTGATAAAGTGGTTTGCTATGAAAATTTTACAGCTCAGCAATTGGCTTTGATCGTACCTGCAAGACTGGAGCTTTCCGTCGTCTTATTCTTGTTGCCTTTGGCCATAACTCTCTTTTGCTACACCCGTTGCATCCAAATCCTGATGAAAAGTTGCATGCATGTCAAATATAAGAGGAGAGCCATACGAGTGGCCGTGACCACCTTGATTGTTTTCATTGTCTGTTTTGCTCCTTACAATATTTCTCACATCGTTGGGTTTGTACAAAAAAAGAGTGTGACTTGGCGCAAGGCAGCTCTTCTACCAAGCACTTGCAATGCTTTCCTGGATCCTCTCATCTTCTACTTCTTGTCTACTTCTGAGGATAAGGGATTTTACCAAGCTTGGAAGTCATTGCAGCAAAAATACAGCATGtccaagaggaaactctcctctgtATTCATTAAAGAACATCCAGACCATTCAAAAACAAGGAGCATAAAAACAATATCAGCAATGGTATGA